GGTATGGACCACACTGGAGGGAATGCGCATGGTTGGCGCGCTGATGAGCCAGGGAAGGGCGGCCTTGCCGGTGGGGAGAATCTCTGCCTGACCAACCGGCAGCTCGCCGTCGTGTTTGTTGAAAATCAGCTCCTGCAGCGCGAACGACAGTTGCCAGCCGAAGTATTCGCTGTAGACCAGATCAATGCCGCCGTCCATAAAGCCAAAACTGTTGGCCGGGCTCACAATCGCGTCGGCGGTCGCCCCAAAGATGTCGCCCTGGCTGACGGTGACGTGGGGCAGGTCCCTGAAGTGCTGGTCCCAGGCGGCCACCAGCTTCGGGTTGATGTCTCGGAGATGAACCTGTAGGCCCTGGAGACTCACGCCCGGCTCCGCACTGTGTCCAGGGTGTCGCGCACCAGCAGTTCGCCGTCGCGGTACACCGTACGCATCAGGCTGCCGGGGAAGTCGGTGTCGAAGGTCTTGTAGGCCTTCGTGACCATGCGCCCGCCTTCCAGCACCAAATCCAGCACGCCGTCCTTGCTGCGCTTGCCGGGGTCGGTCACGGGGTCCTTGTAAATGCCCCGGTACTCGCCGTCAATCAGCCCGGCGCTGGCCTTGTAGGCAAATCTCTGCGTGTCGCGGTCCACCTTCTGCAGCAGCGCGCCGCCCATGCCAAAGGCCACGTTCTCGGCGCTGAAGCCGTCCACCTCCAGATTGTCCAGAATCTGGCGAATGGTCTGTTCGTCAATGCCGTCGCCCTGAATCACGCGCACATGGTTCAGCACCTTGTAGCCCTTGCTGTTCGTGGTGGTGCCGTACTTGGCCGCCAGGGCGTTCACAGCCAGCCGCACCATCGCCGGGGGGTCCCCACTGTCCGGGCGCACGACCAGGGTGGCGCCAGAGTCCATGACCTGCTGCTTCAGCGTTTCGCCCCAGTGCACGTTGATGGCGTGTTTCAGGTCGTACGAATCGCTGACCACCGCGAACACCCCGCCCGGCTTACCAAAGTGCGTGACCATATTGCGGTAGGCGTCCACCTCGTGCGCCTTGCCCCAGCTGGTGATGGTGCTGTGTTCGGCGGCGGGAATCGAGTACGCGGCAATATCGGCGCCGTAGTGGTTGCGGCCCACGCGCAGGGCTTCCAGGGTGTCGCTGCCCAGAAAGTTGATCAGGTGGGCCAGCCCGCCCAGGCCCGCGCTTTCGCGGCTGCTCACGCCCCGGCTGCCAAAGTCGTGCAGCTTGAACGGCAGTTCCTCGGCGGCGCGGTCACTGGTGCGCTCCAGCGCGGCGCGGATAATCTCGCGGATGTGGTAGCTCTGGGTGGCCACGGTGGTGGGGTACCACACGCGCATCAGCATGGTTTCAAACCAGCCCACCAGCCAGGGCAGTTGGGGGTCGGTGTTGGTCACGCTCATCAGCACGTTGTGAATGGGCACCAGCGTGCCTTCGGGCACCGCGCGCACCTCCAGCGGCAGGCGCCCGCCGTGCACGTTCACCACCCGCATCCAGCCGTCGTAGGGAAAGGGCTCACCGTGCGCTTCAATCAGGGCGCGCGCCTCTTCCACCATCTCGGCCGTCACGCGGCGGGTCAGGTAGCGGTCCAGGATGTACTGCAGCCCGAAAAACCGCGTCACTGGATAGCGCCCCCCACGCGACTCCAGGTACGAGAACAGCCGCGTGGTGCCCTGCGGATACTGCAGGAAGTGGCTGCTCTTGTACGAATCGGTGTCGAGGATCAGGTTCTGGTCGTCAATGCGGGTCATGGTGGTCCTCCTGTGGGTCACCGGCGATGACTCATAATGTAAAATCCTTTTCTGAAAACTATGAGGATGGAGAGTATAAGGGTGCTGGTCTGCCGCGCCGCTCCAATTGAGAAAAGGTGTGGACGGCGCCGCTTTTGTTCCTTTGGGCACGATGCGAGGTCTTTCACCGCCGCTGACCGGCAGGGCATTTATGCTCGCTTCATGTTCAAAGCCCGCTGGCCGCTGGCCCTCACGCTGTCTGCCCTGCTCATTGGCTGCGGCGCCTCGACTGGAGATTCTGGGGCCACGCCCACCCCGCCGCCGGGCACCCCGGCACCGACCCCGCAGCCGCCAGCGCCCACCCCGCCCGCCCCCACACCCAGCCAGCCGGGCAGCGCCTGGAGCGACCCGGCCACCTGGGGCGGCACGGTGCCGGCGGCGGGTGCCAACGTCACCCTGCCTGCGGGCAAGCGGGTGATTTTGGATGTCTCGCCCCCGGCTCTGACGGGTCTGACCATTC
This region of Deinococcus multiflagellatus genomic DNA includes:
- a CDS encoding macro domain-containing protein, which encodes MSLQGLQVHLRDINPKLVAAWDQHFRDLPHVTVSQGDIFGATADAIVSPANSFGFMDGGIDLVYSEYFGWQLSFALQELIFNKHDGELPVGQAEILPTGKAALPWLISAPTMRIPSSVVHTPNAYLAFRAALRLVREHNQTGAPPIRTLLCPGLGTAIGRLPPDVCARQMRHAYDAVVLGQRPKFEHFSDAVGWHSQMIRDDL
- a CDS encoding nicotinate phosphoribosyltransferase; translation: MTRIDDQNLILDTDSYKSSHFLQYPQGTTRLFSYLESRGGRYPVTRFFGLQYILDRYLTRRVTAEMVEEARALIEAHGEPFPYDGWMRVVNVHGGRLPLEVRAVPEGTLVPIHNVLMSVTNTDPQLPWLVGWFETMLMRVWYPTTVATQSYHIREIIRAALERTSDRAAEELPFKLHDFGSRGVSSRESAGLGGLAHLINFLGSDTLEALRVGRNHYGADIAAYSIPAAEHSTITSWGKAHEVDAYRNMVTHFGKPGGVFAVVSDSYDLKHAINVHWGETLKQQVMDSGATLVVRPDSGDPPAMVRLAVNALAAKYGTTTNSKGYKVLNHVRVIQGDGIDEQTIRQILDNLEVDGFSAENVAFGMGGALLQKVDRDTQRFAYKASAGLIDGEYRGIYKDPVTDPGKRSKDGVLDLVLEGGRMVTKAYKTFDTDFPGSLMRTVYRDGELLVRDTLDTVRSRA